A single region of the Dunckerocampus dactyliophorus isolate RoL2022-P2 chromosome 3, RoL_Ddac_1.1, whole genome shotgun sequence genome encodes:
- the irx5a gene encoding iroquois-class homeodomain protein IRX-5a, with the protein MAYPQGYLYQPSASLALYSCPAAYGTSVISGPRTEELGRSSSGSAFAPYAGSATTAAAANTAAAAASAAAAAAAAAAFSGGSPGYNSHHLPYGADAAAAAAATFTSYVSSPYDHTTGMAGSIGYHPYAAPLGTYPYGDPAYRKNATRDATATLKAWLNEHRKNPYPTKGEKIMLAIITKMTLTQVSTWFANARRRLKKENKMTWTPRNRSEDEEEDENIDLEKNDDDEPPHSNNNKQDKTQDSSDTEADAKMLHPVDCDRFKEDTIHGKDVDPLLSDSESKDQEERTTTSELLLDSAGKATTSSPSAAGVVVVVGSRGPQDKPSDLSLHAPTSVIHSPPSAPKPKLWSLAEIATSSDRCRSSSGEAQRGGGGEQQQPCSAVMGPAAVSPPRSSPQCGVLSRPLYYTSPFYPGYTNYHGGTFGHLHGSPVTTGSPSTAHFNGLNQTVLNRAEALVRDKVRVDLCKDSPYELKKGMSNI; encoded by the exons AGGGCTACTTGTACCAGCCGTCAGCCTCCCTGGCCCTCTACTCGTGTCCCGCAGCCTACGGCACCAGCGTCATATCGGGACCCAGGACCGAGGAGCTCGGCAGGTCCTCCTCCGGGTCCGCGTTCGCGCCCTATGCCGGATCCGCCaccaccgccgccgccgctAACACCGCCGCTGCTGCCGCGTCcgcagctgcagcagcagccgccgccgccgccttcAGCGGAGGCTCGCCAGGGTACAACTCGCACCACTTACCGTACGGCGCGGACGCGGCGGCGGCTGCTGCGGCCACCTTCACCTCGTACGTG AGTTCCCCCTATGACCACACGACAGGCATGGCAGGCTCCATAGGCTACCACCCTTACGCAGCGCCCCTGGGCACCTACCCGTACGGTGACCCGGCCTACCGCAAGAACGCCACCCGGGACGCCACGGCCACCCTGAAGGCCTGGCTCAACGAGCACCGCAAGAACCCGTACCCCACCAAGGGCGAGAAGATCATGCTCGCCATCATCACGAAGATGACCCTCACCCAGGTGTCTACCTGGTTCGCCAACGCCCGCAGGAGACTCAAGAAGGAGAACAAGATGACGTGGACGCCCCGGAACCGCagcgaggacgaggaggaggacgagaacATCGACCTGGAGAAGAATGACGATGATGAGCCTCctcatagtaataataacaaacaagaCAAGACTCAAGATTCATCAGATACTGAAGCAG ATGCCAAAATGCTGCACCCGGTGGACTGTGACAGGTTCAAAGAGGACACCATACACGGCAAGGACGTGGACCCCCTCCTGAGCGACTCGGAGTCCAAAGACCAGGAGGAGCGGACTACCACATCCGAGTTGTTATTGGATTCTGCCGGTAAGGCCACCACGTCGTCCCCCTCGGCGGCGGGGGTCGTGGTAGTGGTGGGGAGCCGCGGACCCCAGGACAAGCCGTCGGACTTGAGCCTGCACGCCCCCACCTCCGTCATCCACTCGCCGCCTTCTGCGCCCAAACCCAAACTGTGGTCCTTAGCGGAGATCGCCACCTCCTCGGACCGGTGTAGAAGCAGCAGTGGCGAGGCACAGCGAGGAGGAGGCggggagcagcagcagccttgCTCCGCCGTCATGGGCCCCGCTGCGGTGTCTCCTCCGCGGTCCTCTCCGCAGTGCGGCGTCCTTTCCCGGCCTCTGTACTACACGTCGCCCTTCTATCCGGGCTACACGAACTATCACGGGGGCACTTTTGGACACCTCCACGGCAGCCCGGTCACCACAGGCTCCCCCAGCACGGCGCACTTCAATGGATTAAACCAGACTGTATTAAATAGAGCAGAGGCTTTGGTGAGGGACAAAGTGAGGGTAGATCTTTGTAAAGACTCCCCTTACGAACTGAAGAAAGGTATGTCAAACATTTAA